A region of Drosophila suzukii chromosome 2L, CBGP_Dsuzu_IsoJpt1.0, whole genome shotgun sequence DNA encodes the following proteins:
- the LOC108016842 gene encoding uncharacterized protein isoform X2: MEIMRAEWPNCKSFTFGPAIKASGQMATIRIAAQRSGQVATEINKMWILLLICSVQLICASEHSGEGYGESYGGYGGYGGSGGGGSGSGGSGGGGDGGHFHHHTPTTYSEISKHVPVHVIEKIPLPIPHPVAVQVPNVIRLQIPEPYAVHVPVQQEIQVPVYKIVPEITERKIPYTIEKPYPVEVEKPYPVEVIKQIKIPVPKPYPVPITIYKHVLQKEHGW; the protein is encoded by the exons ATGGAAATTATGCGAGCCGAGTG GCCCAATTGCAAATCTTTCACTTTTGGGCCGGCTATAAAAGCCAGCGGACAGATGGCTACCATTCGCATTGCTGCACAGAGATCCGGCCAGGTAGCTACGGAAATTAACAAGATGTGGATATTA CTACTGATTTGCAGTGTACAGCTGATTTGCGCCTCGGAGCACAGTGGCGAGGGATATGGTGAGAGTTACGGTGGTTACGGGGGCTACGGCGGAAGTGGAGGAGGAGGCAGTGGATCAGGAGGAAGCGGTGGAGGAGGCGATGGCGGCCACTTTCATCATCACACACCCACCACATATTCGGAGATCTCGAAACATGTGCCTGTCCACGTGATCGAGAAGATTCCGCTGCCCATTCCGCATCCGGTGGCCGTTCAGGTGCCCAACGTGATCCGGCTGCAGATTCCAGAACCGTATGCCGTTCACGTGCCCGTCCAACAGGAGATACAAGTTCCGGTCTACAAAATAGTGCCCGAAATAACCGAGCGGAAGATACCATACACCATAGAAAAGCCATACCCCGTAGAGGTGGAGAAACCATATCCCGTCGAGGTCATTAAGCAGATCAAGATTCCGGTGCCGAAGCCCTATCCTGTGCCCATTACCATCTACAAGCACGTCCTGCAAAAGGAACACGGCTGGTAG
- the LOC108016842 gene encoding uncharacterized protein isoform X1: MVTSTGRPRPNCKSFTFGPAIKASGQMATIRIAAQRSGQVATEINKMWILLLICSVQLICASEHSGEGYGESYGGYGGYGGSGGGGSGSGGSGGGGDGGHFHHHTPTTYSEISKHVPVHVIEKIPLPIPHPVAVQVPNVIRLQIPEPYAVHVPVQQEIQVPVYKIVPEITERKIPYTIEKPYPVEVEKPYPVEVIKQIKIPVPKPYPVPITIYKHVLQKEHGW; this comes from the exons ATGGTTACATCAACTGGCCGTCCTAGGCCCAATTGCAAATCTTTCACTTTTGGGCCGGCTATAAAAGCCAGCGGACAGATGGCTACCATTCGCATTGCTGCACAGAGATCCGGCCAGGTAGCTACGGAAATTAACAAGATGTGGATATTA CTACTGATTTGCAGTGTACAGCTGATTTGCGCCTCGGAGCACAGTGGCGAGGGATATGGTGAGAGTTACGGTGGTTACGGGGGCTACGGCGGAAGTGGAGGAGGAGGCAGTGGATCAGGAGGAAGCGGTGGAGGAGGCGATGGCGGCCACTTTCATCATCACACACCCACCACATATTCGGAGATCTCGAAACATGTGCCTGTCCACGTGATCGAGAAGATTCCGCTGCCCATTCCGCATCCGGTGGCCGTTCAGGTGCCCAACGTGATCCGGCTGCAGATTCCAGAACCGTATGCCGTTCACGTGCCCGTCCAACAGGAGATACAAGTTCCGGTCTACAAAATAGTGCCCGAAATAACCGAGCGGAAGATACCATACACCATAGAAAAGCCATACCCCGTAGAGGTGGAGAAACCATATCCCGTCGAGGTCATTAAGCAGATCAAGATTCCGGTGCCGAAGCCCTATCCTGTGCCCATTACCATCTACAAGCACGTCCTGCAAAAGGAACACGGCTGGTAG